A window of Flammeovirga kamogawensis genomic DNA:
AATTGTATCAAGAAATTTTAATATGTGGACATTGATTGGAATAGGTACCACAGTGGCTTTCATCTTTAGCACTTTTGCTTTATTCTTTCCTGGTACATTTCCAAATCAATTTAAGCAAAACGGAGCAGTAGATGTCTATTTTGAGGCAACTTGTGTAATCCTATTGTTGGTAATGGTGGGTCAGATAATGGAATTAAGAGCACATTCACAAACAAACTCCGCACTTAAATCTTTGCTTAATTGGACACCACCAACAGCCACAATTGTAAAAGATGGAAAAGAACTTCTAGTGGCTGCTGAACATATAAAAGTAGATGATATAATTAGAATTAAACCCGGAGAAAAAGTTGTAGTTGATGGTGTATTAATAGATGGACATGGTACTATTGATACTGCGATGATAACAGGTGAGCCGGTTCCATCAGAAGTAAAAACGGGAGATAAAGTAACTAGCGGTACAATTAATACCAATGGTAGTTTTATGATGCTAGCAACCAAAGTAGGAAAAGAGACCTTATTGTCGAAAATTATTGAAATGGTGAATGATGCTAGTCGATCAAGAGCTCCAATACAAAAGTTAGCAGATCAAATAGCTAAATATTTTGTACCTATTGTGGTCAGTGTATCTATTATTACATTTTTATTGTGGTTGTTTTTATATAATGGAGAGGATGCCGCAACTTATGCTCTAGTCAATGCTGTTGCAGTACTTCTAATAGCTTGTCCATGTGCTTTAGGTTTAGCAACTCCAATGTCTATTATGGTAGGCACAGGAAAAGGTGCTCAGAATGGAATATTAATCAAAAATGCAGAAGCTCTTCAAGGTTTAGGAGATGTAAATGTATTAATGATTGATAAAACAGGGACTATCACAGAAGGGAAACCAACAGTATTTCAAGTCATATCAGCAGATAATTATTCTGTAAATGACATCTTGAATTTAGCGGCATCGTTAGATAAAAGTAGTGACCATCCGATTGCAAAGGCAATAGTATTAGAGGCTAAAAATAAAGGTATAAGCTTAATAGATTCTTCTAATTTCTCTTATGAAATAGGTAAGGGTTCTAAAGGTGAAATTAATGAAGCAAAGATTAAAGTTGGTAACTTAAAAATATTAGAGGGTGATACTGATGAGTCATTGATTTTGAAGAAAGTTCAAAAAGAATTTAAGCAAAATATAACTACAGTATATGTTAGTGAAAACAATAAAATTATAGGTGCGATTGGTTTAACTGATCAAATAAAAAAAGAAAGTAAAGAAGCTATAAAATCACTTCAAGAAAAAAATATTGAGGTGATAATGCTAACTGGTGATAACCAAGAAACTGCAGCTTATGTAGCAAAACAAGTGGGTATCACTACTTTTAAAGCCGAATGTTTACCTGAAGACAAATTAAAATTTGTTGAAAAATATCAATCAAAAGGCTTAAAAGTGGCCATGGCTGGAGATGGTATTAATGATGCACCTGCGTTAACAAAAGCTGATATTGGTATTGCTATGGGTAATGGAACAGATATAGCAATTGAAAGTGCAGAAATTACTTTATTAAAAGGTGATTTATCGAATTTATTAAAGGCTTTTAAACTAAGTTCTAAAGTAATGAAGAACATTAAAGAAAACTTAGTTTTTGCATTTTTCTATAATGTGTTAGGAGTTCCTATTGCAGCAGGTGTTTTATTTCCATTTTTCGGTATTTTATTATCACCAATGTTAGCCACATTAGCAATGAGTTTTAGTTCTGTATCTGTTATTACAAATGCAATGAGATTAAAGAGGATTGTCTTGTGATCAATGTTGAGTGTATATAAAATTAAACTCTCTAATAATCAAATGGTTATTAGAGAGTTTTTTTATTGTTAAAAGTTGATAATCTTTTTATATTTCAAGAATAAATAATCTAAGTGCAATAATATTACCAGCTAAATAATTAAATGAAGGCTCTAACAATCAATACAAATTCTTTTTGGAGGATACTCTTAATAGGATTGATTTTTTACTCTATAGGTTCTTTTGCTCAGACAACATATAAACCTGTTTCAAATATTATATTTGACGAACTAACTGATTGGACTGAACCTGATAATTGGGTTAGAGTTTCTGGTGATCTTCCCGATGACTACCCTCAAGGAACTGATATTATCCAATTTGGATATGAGGAAGAAAGTGCTTATAAAAGTATTTCTATAGGGTTTGATTTGACAACTATATCTTCAAATTTAAACTTTTTTAACTTGAAAGGAGGAGGAACTCCTGGTACTATAACAATTACCTCTGGAGGTAATGCTATTATTAATTCCATTGAAGATAATAATCAATATACTAAGGTTGTCGTAGAGAATGGAGCAAAATTAATAGTTTCTGAAGAACTAAGTTGGACAATGAATCCGAGTACTTTAGATATACAAGGTGAATTTATTGCAAATTCAGGAATTTCATTCCCTAGTGGTCAAATTATAAATGTATCTTCTACTGCTAATTTTACTAATAATGGAAATTTAGAAATTACTGGTAGTATATTAAATATATCTGAAGGAGGTATATTAGAAGTTACAGGTAATGTAAGTGTAGATTCAAATTATGGTGGAGCTGACTGGAATATTAATGGTTATTTTGTGATTCATAATGGTATTGTTCTAAGTTGTAACTTATATTTGGCTCCTGATGTAGGATCAAATGGCGGTATTTATATTGATTATGGCGGTGATGGTACAGCTGATCTGTGTGATGCCAATGAACAAAATTATGGTTATGTATGTAGTAGTGAAAATTTTTGTTCTAAATTGAATGATAATGATGATGATACATATTCACCAGCAGACGCCCCAGACCTCCCAGTAAATTTAATCTCTTTCACAGGAACAAAAACATTAAACGGTTTTCTACTAGAGTGGACAACTGCTTCGGAGCAAAACAGCGAAAGATTTGATATAGAAGTATCTGATGATAAAAGAAATTGGCAAGTTATTAATTCTTTAGCTGCAGCAGGAAATAGTGATGTGAAACTAGATTATGAATATTTAGATATATCACAAAGTAAATATTATAGATTGGCTCAGTACGATTTTGATGGAACAGTTGCGTATTATGGCATCTTAACTTCTTTAAATGAAGGTGAAATAAATGTTTCTGTATACCCGACCTTTGTAGAAAACGGAGAGTTAAGTAAAGTTTATTTTGAAGGGATTTCTGAAGATCAAAAAATTACTTATCAAGTATTTGATATTAAAGGAAATGAATTAAAAAGTGAGTTTCTGACCACATCTACAAGTGGTAACTTCTTGACTTCTTTTATGATGCCAAACACAGTAGATGGAGGGCTATATATAGTAAAAGTGAATGTAGGGAAATATCAAAAATCGTTTAAAGTCATTAAAAAATAAAAGTCTTTAAAATTGAAAAAGCCACTAAATACAAAAAGTATTTAGTGGCTTTTTTACGCTTAATATTTTTCTGTAAAATTACTAAAAGTACTTATAATGAGACTATTCTAATGAATAGTTTAATGATTTTAATCATGCATCCCGTAACGCAAACCGTTGCGAAATATTTTTTTTAAAATAGATTAGTAAAGTCTTTTATATACCTAAAACAATATGCTATTTTAGTATTTCGAAGATTATAGACTTCGGGAAAATTAAAAGAATTATAAAAAAATATTGTCTGAATGAAAGCGACTTTCAAAATACATTATAATACTCAATTTGGTCAACAACTTTGTATTGTTGGTTCATTACCTGCCTTAGGTAAAGGAAACGATAATGAAGCTGTTGAGATGGCTTACCTTGGAGGAGGTATATGGATTGCTGAAGTAGATTTAACAAAAACTAGAGCAAAATCATTTACTTATAATTATTTACTCAAAGATAAGTCTAACGGTATTAAGTATAAAGAGGCTGGAGCTCCGAGAGTTGTTTCTTTAGATTCTAAAAAATATAAAACACTTGCATTTCAAGATGCATGGAACCCTTTCCATGAAACTGAAAACGCATTTGATACTGCAGCTTTTGATGTTATTCTTCAGACGAACGCACCAAAAGTTAAAGCACCAAAACTATCTGCAAAGGATGGAGACTTTTCATTCAATGTAAATGTGCCTAGAATTAACCCAGACTATGTTGTTAAGGTTGTTGGTTCTGTAAAAGAATTAGGAGAGTGGGATATTAATAGTGCTCTTCCTATGGCATATGATAAAGAAAATGATATATGGAGTGTGACTACTTCAATCAAAAAAAGCCATCATAAATTAAAATATAAATATGTTTTAGTTTCTACAAAAGACAAGAGTTTAGTAGAATTAGAAGGCGGTTTTGATCATATGTATGATATTCAAGAAAATGACCCAACTTTATTGGTGAAATTTTCTGATCATAGATTTGAATATGATAAGCAAAACTGGAGAGGTATGGGTGTTGCATTACCTGTATTTTCTTTAAGATCTGAACAAGGTTTAGGCGTTGGTGAGTTTCTTGATATCAAAGGTCTAGTAGACTGGTCTAAAGAAACTGGAATGCGTCTTGTTCAAATTCTTCCAGTAAATGATACTATGGCAACATATACTTGGGTAGATTCTTATCCTTATGCGTCTGTATCTGTTTATGCATTACATCCTCTTTATATAAATCTTGAAGCGGTAGGCTCGTTAAAAGATAAGAAGAAGATGACTAAGCTTAATACACTTAAGAAGAAGTTAAATGCACTTGATACTGTGGATTATGAAGCAGTAATGAATGCAAAAATGGACTATTTAAAAGAAATTTGGTCTGAGAAAA
This region includes:
- a CDS encoding copper-transporting P-type ATPase, with translation MKELVLDTTLGCKACEAKVQPLLDADPRVIDWEVKDRHILRVVTEGACQKCINKIISEKGYAVKEQLSAKEVDPKDYADKITHEIPKIEYEIPEVTADNAGKYYCPMQCEGELLHDEMGDCSICGMPLEKIPEAKTPVKYACPMHPDIEYDAPGDCPICGMPLEPILTEQDKEEENEALTDMTKRFRLSLFFTLPVAFIAMAGHIFPPLHHEMLGLMSQTSWNAIEFVLTIPMVFYTGWIFMKRAWSSIVSRNFNMWTLIGIGTTVAFIFSTFALFFPGTFPNQFKQNGAVDVYFEATCVILLLVMVGQIMELRAHSQTNSALKSLLNWTPPTATIVKDGKELLVAAEHIKVDDIIRIKPGEKVVVDGVLIDGHGTIDTAMITGEPVPSEVKTGDKVTSGTINTNGSFMMLATKVGKETLLSKIIEMVNDASRSRAPIQKLADQIAKYFVPIVVSVSIITFLLWLFLYNGEDAATYALVNAVAVLLIACPCALGLATPMSIMVGTGKGAQNGILIKNAEALQGLGDVNVLMIDKTGTITEGKPTVFQVISADNYSVNDILNLAASLDKSSDHPIAKAIVLEAKNKGISLIDSSNFSYEIGKGSKGEINEAKIKVGNLKILEGDTDESLILKKVQKEFKQNITTVYVSENNKIIGAIGLTDQIKKESKEAIKSLQEKNIEVIMLTGDNQETAAYVAKQVGITTFKAECLPEDKLKFVEKYQSKGLKVAMAGDGINDAPALTKADIGIAMGNGTDIAIESAEITLLKGDLSNLLKAFKLSSKVMKNIKENLVFAFFYNVLGVPIAAGVLFPFFGILLSPMLATLAMSFSSVSVITNAMRLKRIVL
- a CDS encoding T9SS type A sorting domain-containing protein, with translation MKALTINTNSFWRILLIGLIFYSIGSFAQTTYKPVSNIIFDELTDWTEPDNWVRVSGDLPDDYPQGTDIIQFGYEEESAYKSISIGFDLTTISSNLNFFNLKGGGTPGTITITSGGNAIINSIEDNNQYTKVVVENGAKLIVSEELSWTMNPSTLDIQGEFIANSGISFPSGQIINVSSTANFTNNGNLEITGSILNISEGGILEVTGNVSVDSNYGGADWNINGYFVIHNGIVLSCNLYLAPDVGSNGGIYIDYGGDGTADLCDANEQNYGYVCSSENFCSKLNDNDDDTYSPADAPDLPVNLISFTGTKTLNGFLLEWTTASEQNSERFDIEVSDDKRNWQVINSLAAAGNSDVKLDYEYLDISQSKYYRLAQYDFDGTVAYYGILTSLNEGEINVSVYPTFVENGELSKVYFEGISEDQKITYQVFDIKGNELKSEFLTTSTSGNFLTSFMMPNTVDGGLYIVKVNVGKYQKSFKVIKK